Proteins encoded in a region of the Pigmentiphaga litoralis genome:
- a CDS encoding MFS transporter, whose translation MRTFLIPLFSARQSGGQSHARLHRQSVEPSARPARQHSAAGPVIPVVQASVSVAQALAPATATATATASASASASASASASASASAPIPPVHVKAALAGLSLSMLLASLGSSIANVGLPAFAQAFGAPFGQAQWIVLAYLLSTTTLVVVAGRLGDQFGRRRVLVAGVTLFTAASGLCALAPSLSMLIIARALQGAGAAAMMALTLAFVGDLMPKASAGRAMGLLGAMSATGTALGPALGGLLLSVWGWPALFAVMLPPGALAAWITWKHLPASASALAPASAPTPTPTPAPASAFASAPVSVRSPSSAPASTPSLVPTPNASPPRVARASSAAARLDAQGMLLLVLTLAAYALAMTLGRTSGSAWTMPLLLATAAIGAIGFIRAEARAAFPLIRLDVLQRPDVGSGFAFSAAVSTVAMATLVVSPFYLSAGLGLRPAQVGLVMSVGPIVAALLGAPAGRWVDRHGQAAMTRSGLIVMLAGCVLLAAIPVSFGVAGYLFALVPLTAGYAVFQTANNTAVMAAAGPNERGVIGGALGLSRNLGLISGASLMGAIFLAGAATTDPTSASPAAVAAGLRLTFLVAAALVGACLVTGQVMRRSRQRS comes from the coding sequence ATGCGCACGTTCCTGATCCCGCTGTTTTCCGCTCGGCAATCTGGTGGGCAGTCCCATGCACGGTTGCATCGGCAATCGGTCGAGCCATCGGCTAGGCCGGCCAGGCAACATTCCGCCGCCGGTCCCGTCATTCCGGTTGTCCAGGCATCGGTATCGGTTGCGCAGGCATTGGCGCCCGCAACCGCAACCGCAACCGCAACCGCATCTGCATCGGCATCGGCATCGGCATCCGCATCGGCATCGGCATCCGCATCCGCACCGATTCCGCCGGTCCACGTCAAGGCCGCGTTGGCGGGCCTGTCCTTGTCGATGCTGCTGGCATCGCTGGGCAGCAGCATTGCCAACGTCGGGCTGCCTGCCTTTGCACAGGCGTTTGGCGCGCCGTTCGGGCAGGCGCAGTGGATCGTGCTGGCGTACTTGCTGTCCACGACCACGCTGGTCGTGGTGGCGGGGCGCTTGGGTGATCAGTTTGGCCGGCGGCGTGTGCTGGTGGCGGGCGTCACGCTGTTCACGGCAGCGTCGGGACTGTGCGCGTTGGCGCCATCGCTCAGCATGCTGATCATTGCCCGGGCGTTGCAGGGGGCAGGCGCGGCGGCGATGATGGCCCTGACGTTGGCCTTTGTCGGCGACCTGATGCCCAAGGCATCGGCGGGCCGCGCCATGGGTCTGCTCGGCGCCATGTCGGCCACGGGAACGGCACTGGGCCCGGCGCTAGGCGGCCTGCTGCTGTCGGTATGGGGATGGCCCGCGCTGTTCGCGGTGATGCTGCCGCCAGGCGCGCTGGCGGCGTGGATCACGTGGAAGCACCTGCCCGCGTCCGCGTCCGCATTGGCACCTGCATCGGCACCCACGCCCACACCCACACCGGCACCTGCGTCCGCTTTCGCTTCCGCGCCAGTGTCGGTACGATCGCCTTCATCCGCACCCGCATCTACACCATCGCTGGTACCCACACCCAACGCATCGCCGCCGCGTGTCGCTCGCGCGTCCTCGGCCGCTGCGAGACTGGACGCCCAAGGCATGCTCCTGCTCGTGCTGACACTGGCCGCCTATGCACTCGCCATGACCTTGGGTCGTACGTCGGGCAGCGCGTGGACGATGCCGCTGCTGCTGGCTACCGCTGCCATCGGCGCCATCGGCTTCATCCGGGCAGAAGCGCGCGCCGCTTTCCCGTTGATTCGCCTTGACGTCCTCCAACGTCCCGACGTCGGTTCCGGATTCGCCTTCAGCGCCGCCGTCTCCACCGTCGCGATGGCGACCTTGGTCGTGAGTCCGTTCTATCTGTCAGCAGGCCTGGGGTTGCGGCCCGCGCAGGTCGGCCTGGTCATGTCCGTGGGCCCGATCGTGGCGGCGCTGCTGGGGGCGCCAGCGGGCCGCTGGGTCGACCGGCATGGCCAAGCCGCCATGACACGCAGTGGACTGATCGTCATGCTGGCCGGCTGCGTGCTGCTCGCCGCCATTCCGGTGTCCTTCGGCGTTGCGGGCTACCTGTTTGCCCTGGTGCCTTTGACCGCAGGCTATGCGGTGTTCCAGACGGCCAACAACACCGCGGTCATGGCGGCGGCAGGCCCGAATGAACGCGGCGTGATCGGCGGCGCGCTGGGCCTGTCGCGCAACCTGGGACTGATCAGCGGCGCATCGTTGATGGGCGCAATTTTCCTGGCCGGCGCGGCCACGACCGACCCGACGTCGGCGTCGCCGGCCGCCGTCGCCGCGGGCCTGCGCCTGACCTTTCTTGTGGCGGCAGCGCTGGTCGGCGCGTGCCTGGTGACCGGCCAAGTAATGCGCCGATCCCGCCAGCGCAGCTGA
- a CDS encoding DoxX family protein, which produces MTPTQDSLSVWTPRAQGLLRIIAAFLFLQHGSAKLFDFPAMGMSGAPLLSMYGIAGMLELVGGVLLLIGLFTRPVAFILSGQMAFAYFIAHAPQGFSPLLNKGELAVVYCFLFLFFAAAGAGAFSVDAARRKA; this is translated from the coding sequence ATGACTCCGACCCAAGATTCCCTGTCCGTCTGGACACCTCGCGCTCAAGGCCTGCTGCGCATCATTGCCGCCTTCTTGTTCCTGCAGCACGGCAGCGCCAAGCTGTTCGATTTTCCGGCCATGGGCATGAGCGGCGCGCCCTTGCTGTCCATGTACGGCATTGCGGGCATGCTTGAACTGGTCGGCGGCGTGCTGCTGCTGATCGGGCTGTTCACGCGGCCAGTGGCCTTTATTCTGTCGGGCCAGATGGCGTTTGCGTACTTCATTGCGCATGCGCCGCAAGGGTTCAGCCCGCTGCTCAACAAGGGCGAATTGGCCGTCGTCTACTGTTTCCTGTTCCTGTTCTTTGCCGCGGCCGGTGCGGGCGCGTTCAGCGTGGACGCCGCTCGCCGCAAGGCCTGA
- a CDS encoding LysR family transcriptional regulator, with product MDTLLSMRVFRQVAEGGSFADAARRMGLSAAMASKHVAHLERHLGSRLLNRSSRHVSLTEAGAVYLDHCADALDRLDEAESTLGRSGAEPSGTLKITAPVWCANARFAAMLARYRQRYPRVVMDLRLTNHKIDLAEGGFDVALRATNQDLPSLIVRPLCQLHFFLVASPDYLARHARITTPSDLTAHDSVLPSYLPSAQRMTLAGPEGTTTVQLKAAMKSDDSTLTHQSILAGIGIGYLPEWQIADDLATGALQRVLPAYSAVSVTLYAAYTSRKFLSPKVRTFIDFFSEAFGRPPA from the coding sequence ATGGATACCCTGCTCAGCATGCGCGTCTTTCGCCAGGTGGCGGAAGGCGGAAGCTTTGCGGATGCCGCGCGGCGGATGGGCCTGTCCGCCGCGATGGCGAGCAAGCATGTGGCGCATCTGGAACGGCACCTGGGGTCGCGGCTGCTCAACCGCAGCAGCCGTCACGTCAGCCTGACCGAGGCCGGCGCGGTCTATCTTGACCACTGTGCCGACGCGCTGGACCGCCTGGACGAAGCCGAATCCACGCTGGGCCGCAGCGGGGCCGAGCCGTCGGGCACGCTCAAGATCACGGCGCCGGTGTGGTGCGCCAATGCGCGGTTTGCCGCCATGCTGGCGCGGTACCGGCAACGCTATCCGCGGGTGGTGATGGACTTGCGGCTGACCAATCACAAGATTGATCTGGCCGAAGGCGGCTTTGATGTCGCCCTGCGCGCCACCAATCAGGACCTGCCGTCATTGATCGTGCGGCCGCTGTGCCAGCTGCACTTCTTTCTGGTGGCGAGCCCGGATTACCTGGCCCGGCACGCGCGGATCACGACGCCGTCCGACCTGACCGCCCATGACTCGGTGCTGCCTTCCTACCTGCCGTCGGCGCAGCGCATGACCCTGGCCGGGCCCGAGGGCACGACCACGGTCCAGCTGAAGGCGGCGATGAAGTCCGATGATTCGACCCTGACACATCAAAGCATCCTGGCGGGCATTGGCATTGGTTACCTGCCGGAATGGCAGATCGCCGACGACTTGGCCACGGGTGCGTTGCAACGCGTGCTGCCTGCGTATTCCGCCGTGTCGGTCACGCTGTATGCGGCCTATACCAGCCGCAAATTCCTGTCGCCCAAGGTCCGTACCTTCATCGATTTTTTCAGTGAGGCGTTCGGCCGCCCGCCTGCATGA
- a CDS encoding MFS transporter, with amino-acid sequence MQSSIPTSPTTTPLPAASSLASPAASSTAAAPAAERTGFRVLSAISFAHFLNDMLQSLILAIYPLLKSGFNLSFTQIGLITLTYQITASLLQPLVGLYTDKHPKPYSLAVGMGFTLSGLLALAFAPNYSVLIVAALLMGMGSSIFHPESSRVARLVSGGRHGLAQSIFQVGGNAGSAMGPLLAAWFIIPRGQDSVAWFALAALTGMLILWQVGVWYKHQHLSGRNKARARPAVVSPVSRNAVIGSMAVLLTLLFSKYFYMASFTSYYTFYLMHRFNVSVQNAQMHLFLFLAAVALGTILGGPIGDKIGRKRVIWGSILGVAPFALILPYADLFWTGVLSFVIGLILASAFSAILVFAQELMPGKVGTVSGLFFGFAFGMGGLGAAVLGKVADSQGIEFVYHLCAFLPLLGMLTILLPDVGRAKVKAAAAR; translated from the coding sequence ATGCAATCCAGCATCCCCACCTCCCCCACGACAACGCCGTTGCCGGCCGCGTCTTCCCTGGCCTCGCCCGCGGCATCCAGCACCGCGGCTGCCCCCGCCGCCGAGCGCACCGGCTTTCGGGTATTGAGCGCGATCAGTTTTGCGCACTTCCTGAACGACATGCTGCAGTCGCTGATCCTGGCGATCTACCCGCTGCTGAAAAGCGGGTTCAACCTCAGCTTTACGCAGATCGGCCTGATCACGCTCACGTATCAGATCACGGCGTCGCTGCTGCAGCCGCTGGTCGGCCTGTACACCGACAAGCATCCCAAGCCCTATTCGCTGGCGGTCGGCATGGGCTTCACCCTGTCGGGCCTGCTGGCCCTGGCGTTCGCGCCGAACTACAGCGTACTGATCGTTGCGGCCCTGCTGATGGGCATGGGGTCGTCGATCTTCCATCCGGAATCGTCGCGCGTGGCGCGGCTGGTGTCGGGCGGACGGCATGGCTTGGCGCAATCGATCTTCCAGGTCGGCGGCAACGCGGGCAGCGCCATGGGGCCGCTGCTGGCCGCCTGGTTCATCATCCCGCGCGGGCAGGACAGCGTCGCCTGGTTTGCCTTGGCCGCGCTGACCGGCATGCTTATCCTGTGGCAGGTGGGCGTCTGGTACAAGCACCAGCATCTGTCGGGCCGCAACAAGGCGCGCGCCCGGCCGGCGGTCGTGTCTCCCGTCAGCCGCAACGCGGTGATCGGGTCCATGGCCGTGCTGCTGACGCTGCTGTTCTCCAAGTACTTCTACATGGCCAGCTTCACCAGCTACTACACGTTCTACCTGATGCACCGCTTCAACGTCAGTGTCCAGAACGCGCAGATGCACCTGTTCCTGTTCCTGGCCGCCGTGGCGCTGGGCACCATCCTGGGCGGCCCCATCGGCGACAAGATCGGCCGCAAGCGCGTCATCTGGGGATCGATCCTGGGCGTCGCACCGTTTGCGCTGATCCTGCCGTACGCCGACCTGTTCTGGACGGGTGTTCTCAGCTTTGTGATCGGTCTGATCCTGGCCTCGGCCTTCTCGGCCATCCTGGTGTTTGCGCAGGAACTGATGCCGGGCAAGGTCGGCACGGTGTCGGGCCTGTTCTTCGGCTTTGCGTTCGGCATGGGCGGCCTTGGCGCCGCGGTGCTGGGCAAGGTGGCCGACAGCCAGGGCATCGAATTCGTGTACCACCTGTGCGCCTTCCTGCCCTTGCTCGGCATGCTGACGATTCTGCTGCCGGACGTGGGACGGGCCAAGGTGAAGGCGGCCGCGGCGCGGTAA
- a CDS encoding AraC family transcriptional regulator, with product MDVSPPRYTQFDRSALPVTAMATDFLNGHNTGHHRHPNAQLIHAVHGVMVVSTEQGLWVVPPTRAIWMPPDMPHQLRMVGEVKMRAAFIRPDASPHLPTQCSVIGISPLLRELILAAINVPLPYSPDTRDGRLMRLLLDELRLVPTLPLHLPNPTDPRLRLIGQTLTREPHDRTTAAEWAARLGVDPKTIHRLFLREMGMTFGQWRQQARLLAALEMLASQAKIVDVALELGYGSPSAFATMFKRQFGVAPSAFFVETMAGQP from the coding sequence ATGGACGTCTCCCCTCCCCGGTACACGCAGTTCGACCGCAGCGCCTTGCCCGTCACGGCCATGGCGACCGATTTTCTGAATGGGCACAACACGGGTCACCACCGTCACCCGAATGCGCAGCTGATCCATGCCGTGCATGGCGTCATGGTGGTCAGCACCGAACAGGGCCTGTGGGTCGTGCCGCCCACGCGCGCGATCTGGATGCCGCCCGACATGCCGCACCAGCTGCGCATGGTGGGCGAGGTCAAGATGCGCGCGGCGTTCATCCGGCCTGACGCCAGCCCGCACCTGCCGACGCAATGTTCGGTGATCGGCATTTCGCCGCTGCTGCGCGAACTGATCCTGGCGGCGATCAACGTGCCCCTGCCCTACTCGCCCGATACGCGCGACGGCCGCCTGATGCGCCTGCTGCTGGACGAGCTTCGGCTGGTGCCCACGCTGCCCCTGCATCTGCCGAATCCGACCGACCCCCGCCTGCGGCTGATTGGCCAGACCCTGACCCGCGAACCGCACGACCGGACCACCGCCGCCGAATGGGCTGCGCGCCTGGGCGTCGATCCCAAGACCATCCACCGCCTGTTCCTGCGCGAAATGGGCATGACCTTCGGGCAATGGCGCCAGCAGGCGCGGCTGCTGGCGGCGCTGGAAATGCTGGCCTCGCAAGCCAAGATCGTGGACGTGGCCCTGGAGCTGGGCTACGGCAGCCCCAGTGCGTTTGCCACCATGTTCAAGCGGCAGTTTGGCGTGGCGCCCAGTGCGTTCTTTGTGGAGACGATGGCCGGCCAGCCTTGA
- the queC gene encoding 7-cyano-7-deazaguanine synthase QueC → MRKALVLFSGGQDSTTCLAWAADRYEVVETIGFDYGQRHRVELDARQHVLEAMRAQFPDWAPRIGADHMVDLGVLGAISDTALTSDTEIRMAANGLPNTFVPGRNLVFLTMASAVAYRRGLDVIVGGMCETDFSGYPDCRDDTIKALQVAVSLGMGQRFTFDTPLMWIDKAETWALADDLGGQAFVDLVVEHTHTCYHGDRTQRFDWGYGCGTCPACELRKNGFEKWRAAAA, encoded by the coding sequence ATGCGAAAAGCACTCGTCCTGTTTTCCGGAGGCCAGGACTCCACCACGTGCCTGGCCTGGGCTGCCGACCGGTATGAGGTCGTCGAGACCATCGGCTTCGACTACGGCCAGCGCCATCGTGTCGAACTCGATGCGCGCCAGCATGTGCTCGAGGCCATGCGCGCGCAGTTTCCGGACTGGGCGCCGCGCATCGGCGCCGACCACATGGTGGACCTGGGCGTGCTGGGCGCGATCAGCGACACGGCGTTGACCAGCGACACCGAAATCAGGATGGCCGCCAATGGCCTGCCCAACACCTTCGTGCCGGGCCGCAACCTGGTATTTTTGACGATGGCATCGGCCGTGGCCTACCGGCGCGGCCTGGACGTGATCGTGGGCGGGATGTGCGAGACGGATTTTTCGGGCTACCCCGACTGCCGCGACGACACCATCAAGGCCCTGCAAGTGGCCGTGTCCCTGGGCATGGGCCAGCGCTTCACGTTCGACACGCCCTTGATGTGGATCGACAAGGCCGAGACCTGGGCCCTGGCCGACGATCTGGGCGGCCAGGCCTTCGTCGACCTGGTGGTCGAACACACCCACACCTGCTACCACGGCGACCGCACCCAGCGCTTCGACTGGGGCTACGGCTGCGGCACCTGCCCGGCCTGCGAGTTGCGCAAGAACGGTTTCGAGAAGTGGCGCGCCGCGGCGGCGTAG
- a CDS encoding DODA-type extradiol aromatic ring-opening family dioxygenase, with protein sequence MPDATSTRLPTFFIPHGGGPCFFMDWPGNPHMWDRMADFLKGLANSVGTRPKAVLVISGHWQEDAFTVNAGEAPPLLFDYYGFPEHTYQLTYPAPGSPAVARRVQELLAAAGLPTGVDTQRGFDHGVFVPFKLIYPDADIPVVQLSMKNGLDPDDHLRAGEALQALRDEGVLIIGSGMSFHNMRGYTPAFHAASRRFDDWLATAVALPPAQRRDALVHWEAAPDARATQPHPDHLLPLMVAAGAAGNDPGQKVFEDEVMNVVVSASRFG encoded by the coding sequence ATGCCTGACGCAACCTCAACCCGGCTTCCCACCTTTTTCATTCCGCACGGCGGCGGCCCCTGTTTCTTCATGGACTGGCCCGGCAATCCGCACATGTGGGACCGCATGGCCGATTTTCTGAAAGGCCTGGCCAACTCGGTCGGCACGCGGCCCAAGGCCGTACTCGTCATTTCCGGCCACTGGCAGGAAGACGCCTTTACCGTCAACGCGGGCGAAGCGCCGCCCCTGCTGTTCGACTACTACGGCTTTCCGGAACATACCTATCAACTGACCTATCCGGCGCCGGGCTCGCCTGCGGTAGCGCGGCGGGTGCAGGAACTGTTGGCCGCTGCGGGCCTGCCCACGGGCGTGGATACGCAGCGCGGCTTCGACCATGGCGTGTTCGTGCCCTTCAAGCTGATCTACCCCGATGCCGACATTCCCGTGGTTCAGTTGTCCATGAAAAACGGCCTGGACCCCGACGATCACCTGCGTGCCGGCGAAGCACTGCAAGCCTTGCGCGACGAAGGCGTGCTGATCATCGGCAGCGGCATGAGCTTTCACAACATGCGCGGCTACACGCCTGCGTTCCACGCCGCGTCGCGCCGTTTCGACGACTGGCTTGCCACGGCGGTGGCCCTGCCGCCCGCGCAGCGCCGCGATGCCCTCGTTCATTGGGAAGCCGCGCCCGATGCGCGCGCCACCCAGCCGCATCCCGATCACCTGTTGCCGCTGATGGTGGCGGCGGGCGCGGCGGGCAATGACCCTGGGCAAAAAGTGTTCGAAGACGAGGTGATGAACGTCGTCGTGTCGGCCAGCCGCTTCGGCTGA
- a CDS encoding MBL fold metallo-hydrolase, protein MQLDVLIQGFPGRAVCHGGLGWSTVALLRGGGRTALIDVGAFGVRKPLLRQLTACGVAPGDVTDVVLTHAHYDHAINFTLFPNATVWIGADELAWAADQPPGFNPLPELYVKELSTSSRVTLLRDGDTILPGLTAIAAPGHTPGHLLFYLSASDLPVLFTGDAAKNRAELLSMNVHDSDDHAASVSSLDRIWAEWRKVPGTLLVPGHDLSMRLDGDTPVYVGELRESLSVWFNEDLESPQLIDLCGGHRTGWLTGKATSARNASGTDPVQAAGPDSRP, encoded by the coding sequence ATGCAACTCGACGTTCTGATCCAGGGCTTTCCTGGCCGCGCGGTCTGTCATGGCGGGCTCGGCTGGAGCACCGTGGCCCTGCTGCGCGGCGGCGGCCGCACCGCGCTCATCGACGTGGGCGCATTCGGGGTGCGCAAGCCCCTGCTGCGCCAGCTGACCGCCTGTGGCGTTGCGCCCGGCGACGTCACCGACGTCGTGCTGACCCACGCGCACTACGACCACGCCATCAACTTCACGCTGTTCCCGAACGCCACCGTCTGGATCGGCGCCGACGAACTGGCCTGGGCCGCCGACCAGCCGCCCGGCTTCAACCCGCTGCCCGAGCTGTACGTAAAGGAACTGTCGACCTCATCCCGCGTCACCCTGCTGCGCGACGGCGACACGATCCTGCCCGGCCTGACCGCGATCGCCGCGCCCGGCCACACGCCCGGTCATCTGCTCTTCTATCTGAGCGCGTCGGACCTGCCCGTGCTGTTCACCGGCGACGCCGCCAAGAACCGCGCCGAACTCCTGTCGATGAACGTGCACGACAGCGACGACCACGCCGCCAGCGTCAGCAGCCTGGACCGCATCTGGGCCGAGTGGCGCAAGGTGCCCGGCACTCTGCTCGTCCCTGGCCATGACCTGAGCATGCGCCTGGACGGTGACACGCCCGTGTACGTCGGCGAACTGCGCGAATCGCTCTCGGTCTGGTTCAACGAAGACCTGGAATCACCGCAGCTGATCGATCTGTGCGGCGGTCATCGGACAGGATGGCTGACCGGCAAGGCGACGTCTGCACGCAACGCTTCCGGCACCGATCCGGTGCAAGCCGCCGGCCCGGATAGTCGTCCCTGA
- a CDS encoding ABCB family ABC transporter ATP-binding protein/permease, which translates to MATLRTLAPYLWPKDAPSLRVRIVVAVLLLIAAKVANIYIPMFYKAAVDALGAKDAALIVVPLGAILAYGGARVLTLMFSELRDAVFSKVAQHSIRAVGLKVFRHLHALSLRFHLARQTGGLTRSIERGTKGIETLLSYMLFNVLPTLFEIALVTIILWRMFDGWFALATLVTVTLYIAYTLLVTEWRTKFRKQMNETDSEANTKAVDSLLNYETVKYFGNEAHEARRYDGALQSYERAAVKSQTSLSLLNVGQAAIISVGLTVIMYMAARGIAAGRLTIGDFVLVNTYLLQLYQPLNFFGFVYREIKQSLIDMDRMFELMAVDYEVADKPGAPALAVTGATLEFRDVHFGYDPRREILKGVSFTVMAGKTTAVVGSSGAGKSTLSRLLFRFYDVDSGAILIDGQDIRDVTQGSLRGAIGIVPQDTVLFNDTILYNIAYGRPGASVEEVENAARLAHIHDFILAMPDGYKTVVGERGLKLSGGEKQRVAIARTILKQPAILLFDEATSALDTHTEREIQNNLREVSRGRTTLTIAHRLSTIIDSDEIIVLDAGTVIERGRHHELLAAGGRYATMWRRQQEAAYAAPKRELEGASPGA; encoded by the coding sequence CTGGCCACATTACGCACCCTGGCCCCCTATCTCTGGCCCAAAGACGCGCCCTCGTTGCGCGTCCGCATCGTTGTCGCGGTCTTGCTGCTGATCGCCGCCAAGGTCGCCAACATCTACATTCCGATGTTCTACAAGGCGGCCGTGGATGCGCTGGGCGCCAAGGACGCGGCGTTGATCGTCGTGCCGCTGGGCGCCATCCTGGCCTATGGCGGCGCGCGCGTGCTGACGCTGATGTTCTCGGAACTGCGCGACGCCGTTTTCTCGAAAGTCGCGCAACATTCGATCCGCGCGGTCGGCCTGAAAGTGTTCCGGCACCTGCATGCGCTGTCCTTGCGTTTCCACCTGGCGCGCCAGACCGGCGGCCTGACGCGGTCCATCGAACGCGGCACGAAAGGTATCGAGACACTGCTGTCGTACATGCTGTTCAACGTGCTGCCGACGCTGTTCGAAATCGCGCTGGTCACCATCATTCTGTGGCGCATGTTCGATGGCTGGTTCGCGTTGGCCACCCTGGTCACCGTTACGCTCTACATCGCGTACACGCTGCTGGTGACCGAATGGCGCACCAAGTTCCGCAAGCAGATGAACGAGACGGACTCGGAAGCCAATACGAAGGCGGTGGACAGCCTGCTCAATTACGAGACGGTCAAATACTTCGGCAACGAAGCCCATGAAGCCCGCCGGTACGATGGCGCGTTGCAGAGCTACGAACGCGCGGCCGTCAAGAGCCAGACCAGTCTGTCGCTGCTCAACGTGGGCCAGGCCGCGATCATTTCGGTCGGGCTGACGGTCATCATGTACATGGCCGCCCGCGGTATTGCCGCGGGCCGGCTGACCATCGGCGACTTCGTGCTGGTCAACACCTATCTGCTGCAGCTGTATCAGCCGCTAAACTTCTTTGGCTTCGTGTACCGCGAGATCAAGCAGTCGCTGATCGACATGGACCGCATGTTCGAACTGATGGCGGTGGACTACGAAGTGGCCGACAAGCCGGGCGCACCCGCCCTGGCGGTGACGGGCGCGACGCTGGAATTTCGCGACGTGCACTTTGGCTACGACCCGCGCCGCGAGATCCTGAAAGGCGTGTCGTTCACGGTGATGGCGGGCAAGACGACCGCGGTGGTGGGTTCGTCGGGCGCGGGCAAATCGACCCTGAGCCGCCTGCTGTTCCGCTTCTACGACGTGGACAGTGGCGCGATCCTGATCGATGGCCAGGACATTCGCGACGTGACCCAGGGCAGCCTGCGCGGCGCCATCGGCATCGTGCCGCAAGACACCGTGCTGTTCAACGACACCATCCTCTACAACATCGCCTACGGCCGTCCGGGCGCGTCGGTCGAAGAAGTGGAAAACGCTGCGCGCCTGGCGCACATCCATGACTTCATCCTGGCCATGCCCGATGGCTACAAGACCGTGGTGGGCGAACGCGGGCTCAAGCTGTCGGGCGGCGAAAAGCAACGCGTGGCCATTGCGCGGACCATTCTGAAGCAGCCGGCCATTTTGCTGTTCGACGAGGCCACCAGCGCCCTCGACACCCATACCGAACGCGAGATCCAGAACAATCTGCGAGAAGTCAGCCGTGGCCGTACGACGCTGACGATCGCGCACCGCCTGTCGACGATCATCGACAGTGACGAGATCATTGTTCTGGACGCGGGCACCGTCATCGAACGCGGCCGTCACCACGAACTGCTGGCCGCGGGCGGCCGTTACGCGACCATGTGGCGGCGGCAGCAGGAAGCGGCGTACGCTGCGCCGAAGCGCGAACTGGAAGGAGCATCGCCGGGAGCGTGA
- a CDS encoding LysR family transcriptional regulator: MPRPDLNLLITLDVLLDTGNVARAAERLGLSPSAMSRALARLRATTGDPLLVRAGRGLVPTPRAIELRARIGPVLRDAHAVLQPDTALNLHTLAATFTLRCSEGFVETFGAALIARVARDAAGVRLRFLPKLDKDSTPLRQGDVDLETGVIGQDMGPEVRAQRLFGDRFIGVVRNGHPLTERRITPTRYAAGQHILVSRRGRDRGPIDDALDREGKTRHIVTTVGGYGAALALAAGSDLIASVPERHTSTMRSALTSFPLPFKVPGMTISMFWHPRLDADPAHRWLRACVREVCGDKP, encoded by the coding sequence ATGCCCCGCCCCGACCTCAACCTGCTCATCACCCTGGACGTCCTGCTGGACACAGGCAACGTCGCGCGCGCTGCCGAGCGCCTGGGTCTCAGCCCGTCCGCCATGAGCCGCGCCTTGGCCCGGCTGCGCGCCACCACCGGGGATCCGCTGCTGGTCAGGGCCGGCCGGGGCCTGGTGCCGACGCCGCGCGCCATCGAACTGCGCGCACGCATCGGCCCCGTCCTGCGCGATGCGCATGCGGTGCTGCAGCCCGACACGGCATTGAACCTGCACACGCTGGCGGCGACCTTCACGCTTCGGTGCAGCGAAGGGTTCGTCGAAACGTTCGGGGCGGCGCTGATCGCCCGGGTGGCGCGGGATGCCGCCGGCGTGCGGCTGCGTTTCCTGCCCAAGCTGGACAAGGACAGCACGCCGCTGCGTCAAGGCGACGTGGACCTGGAAACCGGCGTGATCGGGCAGGACATGGGACCGGAAGTGCGCGCGCAGCGGCTGTTCGGCGACCGCTTCATCGGCGTGGTCCGAAACGGCCACCCGCTGACCGAACGCCGCATCACCCCGACCCGGTACGCCGCCGGGCAGCACATTCTGGTGTCTCGCCGGGGCCGTGATCGCGGACCGATCGACGACGCGCTCGACCGCGAAGGCAAGACGCGTCACATCGTGACGACCGTGGGGGGCTACGGCGCGGCCCTGGCGCTGGCTGCCGGGTCAGACCTGATCGCCAGTGTTCCGGAACGCCACACCAGCACGATGCGCAGTGCACTGACGAGTTTTCCGCTCCCGTTCAAGGTGCCGGGCATGACCATCTCGATGTTCTGGCATCCGCGCCTGGACGCCGACCCCGCCCATCGCTGGCTGCGTGCCTGCGTGCGCGAGGTCTGCGGGGACAAGCCGTAA